In one window of Pseudooceanicola aestuarii DNA:
- a CDS encoding TolC family protein translates to MSLRACFVPLTVLAILTGPVPLAQTSVARAESLGAAVRSALTAHPEVKARDAEVRATIHDLARLRGEYQPTVTLRGGLGAEYVDDPTSLSAADNAETKLTSNIGVEAEVVLFDGLRRANRVYANAARVDGTYFQMLDASESMALNAVEAYIDVLRHGQLLDVAQRNLRRHREIRRQVGELVDGGRIPASDALQVDDRLIAAEMAVIDVREAREIAAARYAAVIGHAPAAPMSYGAAPGLPGQVGTLVRNAVQNSFRVGYYNSLIDQRAFEREAADADYKPRLSLNAGASVGSNLGGSRGEETEARIGLNLRWNLYNGGRSAQVAAAGERRNKALYQRMAAIRDVEELSRRAWAEYRSAVEMNLLLDRQLRTNRQIVRQYDEEFQASKRTLLDVLEAERVFHNTLFQQVGAEASRRFAEYRLIGVQSRLAAHFGVKPSLTALDAPRDVVSERGAKSLLNQAIPPLRSRD, encoded by the coding sequence TTGTCCCTGCGCGCCTGCTTTGTTCCGCTGACCGTTCTGGCCATCCTGACCGGCCCCGTCCCGCTGGCCCAAACCTCTGTCGCGCGGGCCGAAAGCCTGGGCGCGGCGGTACGCTCGGCCCTCACGGCCCATCCCGAGGTCAAGGCCCGTGACGCCGAAGTCCGGGCCACCATCCATGACCTGGCGCGGCTGCGCGGCGAATACCAGCCGACCGTGACCCTGCGCGGCGGGCTGGGTGCCGAATATGTCGACGATCCGACATCGCTGTCCGCCGCCGACAACGCGGAGACGAAGCTGACCTCCAACATCGGCGTGGAGGCCGAGGTGGTGCTGTTCGACGGGCTGCGCCGCGCCAACCGCGTCTATGCCAATGCGGCAAGGGTGGATGGCACCTATTTCCAGATGCTCGACGCGTCTGAATCCATGGCCCTGAACGCGGTGGAAGCTTACATCGACGTGCTGCGCCACGGGCAGTTGCTGGACGTGGCACAGCGCAACCTGCGCCGCCACCGGGAAATCCGTCGCCAGGTCGGAGAGCTGGTCGATGGCGGCCGCATCCCGGCCAGTGACGCGCTTCAGGTGGATGACCGCCTGATCGCGGCGGAAATGGCCGTGATCGACGTCCGCGAAGCGCGGGAGATCGCCGCCGCGCGCTATGCCGCCGTCATCGGTCACGCGCCGGCGGCGCCGATGTCCTATGGCGCGGCGCCGGGCCTGCCGGGTCAGGTAGGGACGCTGGTACGGAACGCGGTGCAGAATTCGTTTCGCGTGGGCTATTACAACAGCCTGATCGACCAGCGCGCCTTTGAACGCGAGGCGGCGGATGCGGATTACAAGCCGCGCCTGTCGCTGAATGCCGGCGCCTCGGTCGGGTCCAACCTGGGCGGATCGCGGGGCGAGGAAACGGAGGCCCGGATCGGCCTCAACCTGCGCTGGAATCTCTATAACGGCGGCCGCTCTGCCCAGGTTGCCGCCGCGGGGGAGCGGCGGAACAAGGCCCTGTACCAGCGCATGGCCGCGATCCGCGACGTCGAAGAACTGTCGCGCCGCGCCTGGGCCGAATACCGGTCTGCGGTGGAGATGAACCTGCTGCTGGACCGCCAACTGCGCACCAACCGCCAGATCGTGCGTCAATATGACGAGGAATTCCAGGCCTCCAAGCGCACCCTTCTGGATGTGCTGGAGGCAGAGCGCGTCTTTCACAACACCTTGTTCCAGCAGGTCGGCGCCGAAGCCTCGCGCCGGTTCGCCGAATACCGGCTGATCGGTGTGCAAAGCCGCCTGGCGGCGCATTTCGGAGTGAAACCCAGCCTGACCGCGCTGGACGCGCCCCGCGACGTTGTCAGCGAACGTGGCGCCAAAAGCCTGCTCAACCAGGCGATCCCACCACTGCGGAGCCGTGACTGA
- a CDS encoding DUF3307 domain-containing protein yields MTIEQVLLSMALFQVKHLLADYILQTGDMVAKKGIYGNLVGISHSVIHAVLTIPVLLLVGQPVLVVAVVVLVEFVVHYHIDWAKNQLSGRLRLGTTDREYWFLTGIDQALHQMTYVGILYVLAR; encoded by the coding sequence ATGACGATCGAACAGGTTCTGCTCTCCATGGCGTTGTTCCAGGTCAAGCACCTGCTGGCCGATTACATCCTTCAGACCGGTGATATGGTCGCGAAGAAGGGGATCTACGGCAATCTGGTCGGTATTTCCCACAGCGTGATCCATGCCGTTCTGACGATTCCGGTGCTGTTGCTGGTGGGCCAGCCGGTGCTGGTGGTCGCGGTGGTGGTGCTGGTGGAATTCGTCGTGCATTACCACATCGACTGGGCCAAGAACCAACTGAGCGGACGCTTGCGCCTGGGCACCACGGATCGCGAATACTGGTTCCTGACCGGGATCGACCAGGCGCTGCACCAGATGACCTATGTGGGGATTCTCTACGTTCTGGCGCGGTGA
- a CDS encoding cyclic nucleotide-binding domain-containing protein produces MTKGGRPAAGGAGGARLRGVARSGASALMTGIDVLGRNVALAALVFSGVLLPGAGAASLMFMLATVVSILLVNLRLERPVVLISSVQNAAIAVLMPSVFAIAAQVGPGFAAEQAVATTFALLSVTTLATGVVLLAVSVFHLGRLVRLMPYPVTAGFLASTGILLILSAGRMLHPGPVDSAAGLLADLRANPMQLVNFALAVTLALALGMATRWRRDLGPLLALVAAIGGVFAALAMIGAEPRTWEELGITAYARLPETSALPGHLADPGSIDWARIAQAAPVIAAAVFISVFGAMMNITGIELAQQTDLNPRGSLWRAGLGNLLTGGAGAAVSFQSSTVSMTAAALGGSPRLTPVLVAGVVLVGAAQAGPLLAWAPRFVTAGILFYVGAITLSGWFLSQRRRQPLVDWLLTGAIVGIAFGFGMLTAIGFGIVAASIIFAVTYARLPVIAQETDLAALRSTVDRGPRDIAELERAGGRVVVFRLEGFLFFGSVEQLIARVRRALARRDPQPDHVILDFRRVSGIDTAAIAAIRKLDNLARLEGVVVTLAGMPDRIDAAIRQQRVRTQEPGSLRRAETLDGALETAEETLLAAATRADGPDDALTTLRALTGDVETARRLLALMTRRTMPAGTRLIARGERTGEVYLLDKGRLSVRADGPDGRPMRLRSFQGGAFVGEIATYAGLPRTADVVAETEASVYCIAPADIDRMVQTDPALAAVWHRAIAATLAERISRTNRLLEEHAK; encoded by the coding sequence ATGACCAAGGGAGGGCGCCCGGCGGCGGGAGGCGCAGGCGGCGCGCGACTGCGCGGGGTGGCGCGGTCCGGCGCCTCGGCGCTGATGACCGGGATCGACGTGCTGGGGCGGAACGTGGCGCTGGCGGCGCTGGTGTTCTCGGGGGTGTTGCTGCCGGGGGCAGGGGCGGCGAGCCTGATGTTCATGCTGGCGACCGTGGTGTCGATCCTGCTGGTCAATCTCCGGTTGGAGCGGCCGGTGGTGCTGATCTCCTCGGTGCAGAATGCGGCGATCGCGGTGCTGATGCCGTCGGTCTTTGCCATCGCGGCACAGGTCGGGCCAGGCTTTGCCGCCGAACAGGCCGTCGCCACCACCTTTGCGCTGCTGTCGGTCACCACGCTGGCCACCGGGGTGGTGCTGCTGGCCGTGTCGGTCTTTCACCTTGGTCGGCTGGTGCGGTTGATGCCCTATCCGGTGACGGCGGGGTTCCTGGCCTCTACCGGGATATTGCTGATCCTGTCGGCGGGCCGGATGCTGCATCCCGGCCCCGTGGACAGCGCAGCCGGGCTGCTGGCCGACCTGCGCGCCAACCCGATGCAACTGGTGAATTTCGCTCTCGCGGTGACGCTGGCCCTGGCACTGGGGATGGCCACGCGGTGGCGCCGCGACCTGGGGCCGCTGCTCGCGCTGGTCGCGGCCATCGGCGGGGTGTTCGCGGCCCTCGCCATGATCGGAGCCGAGCCGCGCACCTGGGAGGAACTTGGGATCACCGCCTATGCGCGGCTGCCCGAAACCTCGGCCCTGCCCGGCCACCTGGCCGATCCGGGATCGATCGACTGGGCGCGGATCGCGCAGGCCGCGCCGGTGATCGCGGCGGCGGTCTTCATCAGTGTTTTCGGGGCGATGATGAACATCACCGGCATCGAACTGGCGCAACAGACGGATCTGAACCCGCGTGGATCGCTGTGGCGCGCCGGTCTGGGCAACCTGCTGACGGGCGGGGCGGGGGCCGCGGTCAGTTTCCAGTCCTCCACCGTGTCGATGACGGCGGCCGCGTTGGGCGGGTCGCCCCGGCTGACGCCTGTGCTGGTGGCGGGGGTCGTGCTGGTGGGCGCGGCCCAGGCCGGGCCGTTGCTGGCCTGGGCGCCGCGCTTCGTCACGGCGGGTATCCTGTTCTACGTTGGGGCGATCACCCTGTCGGGCTGGTTCCTGTCACAGCGTCGGCGCCAGCCGCTGGTGGATTGGCTGCTGACCGGCGCCATCGTCGGCATCGCCTTCGGGTTTGGCATGCTGACTGCCATCGGTTTCGGCATCGTCGCGGCTTCGATCATCTTTGCCGTCACCTATGCCCGGTTGCCGGTCATCGCGCAGGAAACCGACCTGGCCGCCCTGCGCAGCACCGTGGATCGCGGACCGCGCGACATCGCTGAGCTGGAGCGGGCCGGCGGTCGGGTCGTCGTCTTCCGGCTGGAAGGGTTCCTGTTCTTCGGCTCGGTAGAGCAGCTGATCGCACGGGTGCGGCGGGCCCTGGCGCGGCGGGATCCGCAGCCCGATCACGTCATTCTGGATTTTCGCCGGGTCAGCGGCATCGACACCGCCGCCATCGCCGCGATCCGCAAGCTGGACAACCTGGCCCGGTTGGAGGGGGTGGTGGTGACATTGGCCGGGATGCCCGACCGGATCGACGCGGCGATCCGGCAACAGCGGGTCAGGACGCAGGAGCCCGGATCGCTGCGCCGGGCAGAGACGCTGGATGGCGCGCTGGAAACGGCGGAGGAAACGCTGCTGGCCGCCGCCACCCGCGCCGACGGCCCGGACGACGCCCTGACCACCCTGCGCGCCCTGACCGGCGATGTGGAGACCGCCCGCCGGCTGCTGGCGCTGATGACCCGCCGCACCATGCCCGCCGGCACGCGGCTGATCGCGCGCGGAGAGCGCACCGGAGAGGTCTACCTGCTGGACAAGGGGCGCCTGTCGGTGCGTGCCGATGGGCCGGACGGACGGCCGATGCGGCTGCGCAGTTTCCAGGGCGGTGCCTTCGTGGGGGAAATCGCCACCTATGCCGGTTTACCACGGACGGCGGATGTCGTTGCGGAAACCGAGGCCTCAGTCTATTGTATCGCGCCGGCTGACATCGACAGGATGGTGCAGACTGATCCCGCGTTGGCTGCCGTCTGGCACCGCGCCATCGCCGCCACCCTGGCGGAGCGCATCTCGCGCACGAACCGCCTGCTGGAGGAGCACGCCAAATGA
- a CDS encoding rhomboid family intramembrane serine protease, with protein sequence MFPLRDHNPSGRTPYVTYALIVVNVVVFLGYAGLMSQPEALYAFYDRYAMIPARLSEGSGYHTLLTSMFLHGGFMHIAGNMLFLWIFGDNMEDEMGHWGFLGFYLVSGVVAGVAHLIAGPGSLVPTVGASGAIAGVMGGYLLLFPRARVDILIIFIVFFKVFPVPAWLMLGLWFALQLVNGVGADPTTGGVAYWAHAGGFIAGLVLTLPVFARLGGPAFWNRTRGRPPHPEAKYRLSRSRVPSVGRRR encoded by the coding sequence ATGTTTCCCCTGCGCGATCACAACCCCTCCGGGCGCACGCCCTATGTCACCTACGCCCTGATCGTGGTGAACGTCGTCGTCTTTCTGGGCTATGCCGGGCTGATGTCCCAGCCCGAGGCGCTCTATGCCTTCTATGACCGCTACGCGATGATCCCCGCCCGGCTCAGCGAAGGATCGGGCTACCACACACTGCTGACCTCCATGTTCCTGCATGGCGGGTTCATGCATATCGCCGGCAACATGCTGTTCCTGTGGATTTTCGGCGACAACATGGAAGACGAGATGGGGCATTGGGGATTCCTGGGCTTCTACCTTGTCTCGGGCGTGGTCGCAGGGGTGGCGCATCTGATCGCGGGGCCGGGATCGTTGGTGCCGACCGTCGGCGCATCGGGGGCGATCGCGGGGGTGATGGGCGGCTACCTGCTGCTGTTTCCGCGCGCGCGGGTCGATATCCTGATCATTTTCATCGTGTTCTTCAAGGTCTTCCCGGTCCCCGCCTGGCTGATGCTGGGTCTGTGGTTCGCCCTGCAACTGGTCAATGGCGTGGGCGCGGATCCGACCACCGGAGGCGTGGCCTACTGGGCGCATGCGGGCGGGTTCATCGCCGGGCTGGTGCTGACACTGCCGGTGTTCGCGCGTCTGGGCGGGCCGGCGTTCTGGAACCGGACCCGGGGCCGCCCGCCGCACCCGGAGGCCAAGTACCGCCTCAGCCGCAGCCGCGTTCCCAGCGTCGGGCGCCGGAGATGA
- a CDS encoding GFA family protein encodes MSRPAPWHRLTCHCGAVELHLTLAPDALGTARRCDCSFCRRRGAVTATVSGDIELVKGAEALQLYQWGTGAARHYFCGICGIYTHHWRRTRDEYAVNLFAIEGMEPQDFGPFGWSNGTALPL; translated from the coding sequence ATGAGCCGTCCCGCCCCCTGGCACCGGCTGACCTGCCATTGCGGCGCGGTGGAATTGCACCTGACCCTGGCCCCGGACGCCTTGGGGACGGCTCGGCGCTGCGATTGTTCGTTCTGCCGCAGGCGCGGCGCGGTGACGGCCACGGTCAGCGGCGACATCGAGCTGGTGAAAGGCGCGGAGGCCTTGCAACTATACCAATGGGGCACCGGGGCGGCACGGCATTACTTCTGCGGCATCTGCGGGATCTACACCCACCACTGGCGCCGCACCCGCGACGAATATGCCGTGAACCTGTTCGCGATCGAGGGGATGGAACCACAGGATTTCGGCCCCTTCGGCTGGAGCAACGGGACCGCCCTGCCGCTGTGA
- a CDS encoding anti-sigma factor, whose product MSAETLTPEEEDRVLAAEFVLGLLSAGQRRAFEDRLNRDPALRATVAAWTEDFTALTDDMEEVRAPAHVWDAIRAEAFGETRGRTFLRRLSLGPLVLGTAAACLVAWLAVDRGWLGPDQGETARPEMQAMIAAEDETVRYAAAYDADSADLTVTRQGVDAAAGRAHELWLIAPGGAAPVSVLVWNAGSAQDSRTVTLPEALRGALPGATLAISDEPQGGSPTGAPTGAVLATGTVVGA is encoded by the coding sequence ATGAGCGCCGAGACGCTGACACCGGAAGAAGAGGACCGCGTTCTGGCGGCCGAATTCGTGCTCGGACTTCTGAGCGCCGGTCAGCGTCGTGCCTTCGAGGACCGTTTGAACCGCGATCCCGCCCTGCGCGCCACCGTCGCCGCCTGGACGGAGGATTTCACCGCTCTCACCGATGATATGGAAGAGGTCCGCGCCCCGGCCCATGTCTGGGACGCCATCCGCGCCGAGGCATTCGGCGAGACGCGTGGCCGCACTTTTCTGCGCCGCCTGTCCCTGGGGCCGCTGGTGTTGGGCACCGCCGCCGCCTGCCTGGTGGCCTGGCTTGCGGTCGATCGCGGTTGGCTGGGCCCGGACCAGGGTGAGACGGCCCGGCCCGAGATGCAGGCCATGATCGCGGCAGAGGACGAGACGGTGCGCTATGCCGCCGCCTATGATGCCGACAGCGCGGACCTGACCGTAACCCGGCAAGGCGTCGACGCGGCGGCGGGGCGGGCGCATGAATTGTGGCTGATCGCGCCGGGCGGCGCGGCGCCGGTGTCTGTGCTGGTCTGGAACGCCGGCAGCGCGCAGGACAGCCGCACCGTGACCTTGCCCGAAGCCCTGCGCGGCGCACTGCCCGGCGCCACCCTGGCCATCTCGGACGAGCCGCAGGGCGGATCCCCCACCGGCGCCCCCACCGGCGCGGTGCTGGCCACCGGAACTGTGGTCGGGGCCTGA
- a CDS encoding sigma-70 family RNA polymerase sigma factor, which translates to MATLEEIEDLIARVALGDRRAFSRLYALTSAKLMGVALRILNSREEAEETVQETFVKVWRNADRYKAGGYSPMTWLITIARNAAIDRLRARRAAAEDLTEAETLADGTPGPEALAVASAERARLITCLEELPEDRASAVRGAYLRGETYAELAARHDVPLNTMRTWLRRSLLKLKDCLSR; encoded by the coding sequence ATGGCAACTCTGGAAGAGATCGAAGACCTGATCGCACGCGTGGCCCTCGGGGATCGGCGGGCGTTTTCCAGATTGTACGCGCTGACCTCGGCGAAACTAATGGGCGTCGCGCTGCGTATCTTGAATTCGAGGGAAGAAGCGGAGGAAACCGTTCAGGAGACCTTCGTGAAGGTCTGGCGCAACGCCGACAGGTACAAGGCCGGGGGCTACAGCCCCATGACCTGGCTGATCACCATTGCACGCAATGCGGCGATCGACAGGCTGCGCGCCCGGCGCGCGGCGGCCGAAGACCTGACGGAGGCCGAAACCCTGGCCGACGGCACCCCGGGGCCCGAGGCCCTGGCTGTGGCGTCCGCGGAACGGGCCAGGTTGATAACCTGCCTGGAGGAATTACCCGAGGATCGCGCCTCGGCCGTGCGGGGGGCCTACCTGCGGGGCGAAACCTACGCGGAGCTGGCGGCGCGCCACGATGTGCCGCTGAACACGATGAGAACCTGGCTGCGCCGCAGTCTGCTGAAGCTGAAGGATTGCCTGTCACGATGA
- the cobS gene encoding cobaltochelatase subunit CobS produces MADGSTDINAKPTEEFSVRDVFGIDTDMIVRGFDGPSDRVPEIDNTYKFDPDTTLAILAGFSHNRRVMVQGYHGTGKSTHIEQVAARLNWPCVRVNLDSHISRIDLIGKDAIKLRDGKQVTEFHEGILPWALRNPTAIVFDEYDAGRADVMFVIQRVLEHDGKLTLLDQNEIITPNKYFRLFATSNTVGLGDTTGLYHGTQQINQAQMDRWSLVATLNYLSHDAEAAIILSKAPHYNNEKGRRTIDQMVTLAGLTRTAFMNGDLSTVMSPRTVITWAQNAEIFRDVGYAFRLTFLNKCDELERQTVAEFYQRCFDAELPESAASLAK; encoded by the coding sequence ATGGCTGACGGATCGACCGATATCAACGCCAAACCGACCGAGGAATTTTCGGTCCGCGACGTCTTCGGTATCGACACCGACATGATCGTACGTGGCTTTGACGGGCCATCGGATCGGGTGCCGGAGATCGACAACACCTATAAATTCGACCCGGACACGACGCTGGCGATCCTTGCCGGGTTCAGCCACAACCGCCGGGTGATGGTGCAGGGCTACCACGGCACGGGCAAATCGACCCATATCGAACAGGTCGCCGCCCGGTTGAACTGGCCCTGCGTGCGGGTGAACCTGGACAGCCACATCTCCCGGATCGACCTGATCGGCAAGGACGCGATCAAGCTGCGCGACGGCAAGCAGGTCACCGAATTCCACGAAGGCATCCTGCCCTGGGCGCTGCGCAACCCCACCGCAATCGTCTTTGACGAATATGACGCGGGCCGGGCCGACGTGATGTTCGTGATCCAGCGGGTGCTGGAGCATGACGGCAAGCTGACGCTGCTGGACCAGAACGAGATCATCACCCCGAACAAGTATTTCCGCCTGTTCGCCACCTCCAACACCGTGGGGCTGGGCGATACGACCGGCCTTTATCACGGCACACAGCAGATCAACCAGGCCCAGATGGACCGCTGGTCGCTGGTGGCGACACTGAACTACCTGTCACATGACGCCGAGGCGGCGATCATCCTCAGCAAGGCGCCGCATTACAACAATGAGAAGGGCCGCCGCACCATCGACCAGATGGTGACGCTCGCCGGGCTGACACGCACCGCCTTCATGAACGGGGATCTGTCCACGGTCATGTCGCCGCGGACCGTCATCACCTGGGCCCAGAACGCCGAGATTTTCCGCGATGTGGGCTATGCCTTCCGGTTGACGTTCCTCAACAAATGCGACGAGCTTGAGCGGCAGACCGTGGCGGAATTCTACCAGCGTTGCTTTGACGCCGAGCTGCCGGAAAGCGCCGCCTCCTTGGCGAAGTAA
- the cobT gene encoding cobaltochelatase subunit CobT yields the protein MSIQNDNPADPFKKALAEATKVMADDSELSVHYSVDPSGKTVDSVRLPQVSRRMTRDEVLLARGTADALALHHRYHDAGTHAKYSPPGDMARDLYEAMETARCEAMGARDMPGTAGNIDHKIGVEAKRAGYDGITNAQDAPLPVAAGYLIRHLATGRPMPEGAQNVMELWRDHIEGHAGTTLEDLNDKLSDQTEFARFARRMIEDLGFGDQLGDDPDQSDEDMEDQAEDGDPEEQEPDSTGDDDSEDQPDASPEQSQDEQQDPSEAQVTSDDMSEDDMGEEVEMPEGEAPLDPPPPPVSDADPNYVIYTADFDEEIAAEDLADAAELERLRAYLDQQLDPLKGAVGRLANKLQRRLQAQQNRSWDFDKEEGILDAGRLARVVANPTTPLSFKVEKDTEFRDTVVTLLLDNSGSMRGRPISIAAICADVLARTLERCSVKVEILGFTTRAWKGGQSRERWLNDGRPQQPGRLNDLRHIVYKGADAPWRRARANLGLMMKEGLLKENIDGEALEWAHRRLVNRREARKIMMVISDGAPVDDSSLSVNPANFLEKHLRDVIAMVEKRRAVELLAIGIGHDVTRYYDRAVTITDVDQLAGAMTEQLAALFDNDPRARARFSGIRRAS from the coding sequence ATGAGCATCCAGAACGACAATCCCGCCGATCCGTTCAAGAAAGCCCTGGCCGAGGCGACCAAGGTCATGGCAGACGATTCCGAACTGTCGGTCCATTATTCCGTCGACCCCTCGGGGAAGACGGTGGACAGCGTCCGCCTGCCGCAGGTCAGCCGCCGCATGACCCGCGACGAGGTTCTGCTGGCCCGTGGCACCGCCGACGCGCTGGCCCTGCACCACCGCTATCACGACGCGGGCACCCACGCGAAATATTCGCCCCCCGGCGACATGGCGCGGGACCTGTACGAAGCGATGGAAACCGCCCGTTGCGAGGCGATGGGCGCCCGCGACATGCCCGGCACCGCCGGCAATATCGACCACAAGATCGGGGTGGAGGCCAAGCGCGCCGGTTATGACGGCATCACGAATGCCCAGGACGCGCCCCTGCCCGTCGCCGCCGGATACCTGATCCGCCACCTGGCCACCGGCCGTCCGATGCCCGAGGGCGCGCAGAACGTGATGGAGCTGTGGCGCGATCACATCGAGGGCCACGCCGGCACCACGCTGGAAGATCTGAACGACAAGCTCTCGGACCAGACCGAATTCGCCCGCTTTGCCCGCCGCATGATCGAGGATCTGGGCTTCGGCGATCAGCTGGGCGACGATCCCGATCAATCCGACGAGGACATGGAAGACCAGGCCGAGGACGGCGACCCGGAGGAGCAAGAGCCCGACAGCACCGGCGACGACGACAGCGAGGATCAGCCCGACGCCTCCCCGGAGCAGAGCCAGGACGAACAGCAGGATCCCAGCGAGGCGCAGGTCACCTCGGACGACATGTCCGAAGACGACATGGGCGAGGAGGTCGAGATGCCGGAGGGCGAGGCCCCGCTGGATCCGCCGCCGCCACCGGTCAGTGACGCCGATCCCAATTATGTCATCTACACCGCAGATTTCGACGAGGAAATCGCGGCCGAAGACCTTGCTGACGCGGCCGAGTTGGAGCGACTGCGCGCCTATCTGGACCAGCAGCTCGACCCGCTGAAAGGCGCGGTCGGGCGGCTGGCCAACAAGTTGCAGCGCCGCCTTCAGGCGCAGCAGAACCGCAGCTGGGATTTCGACAAGGAAGAAGGCATCCTGGACGCCGGGCGCCTGGCCCGCGTGGTTGCCAACCCGACGACGCCCCTGTCTTTCAAGGTCGAGAAGGACACCGAGTTCCGCGATACGGTCGTGACGCTGCTGCTGGACAATTCCGGCTCCATGCGGGGGCGGCCGATCTCCATCGCGGCGATCTGTGCCGACGTGCTGGCGCGCACGCTGGAACGCTGCTCCGTCAAGGTGGAAATCCTCGGCTTTACCACCCGCGCGTGGAAAGGCGGGCAAAGCCGGGAGCGGTGGCTGAACGACGGCCGCCCGCAACAGCCCGGCCGCCTGAACGATCTGCGCCATATCGTCTACAAGGGCGCCGATGCGCCCTGGCGCCGCGCCCGCGCCAATCTGGGGCTGATGATGAAGGAAGGGCTGCTGAAGGAAAACATCGACGGCGAGGCGCTGGAATGGGCGCATCGCCGGCTGGTGAACCGGCGGGAGGCGCGCAAGATCATGATGGTGATCTCCGACGGCGCGCCGGTCGATGACAGCTCCCTTTCGGTGAACCCGGCCAATTTCCTGGAAAAACACCTGCGCGACGTGATCGCCATGGTGGAAAAACGCCGTGCCGTGGAATTGCTGGCCATCGGGATCGGCCATGACGTCACCCGATATTACGATCGCGCGGTGACGATTACGGACGTCGATCAGCTGGCCGGGGCGATGACCGAACAGCTGGCCGCGCTGTTCGACAACGATCCGCGCGCGCGGGCCCGATTCTCGGGCATCCGGCGCGCCTCGTGA